In Carettochelys insculpta isolate YL-2023 chromosome 11, ASM3395843v1, whole genome shotgun sequence, a genomic segment contains:
- the CEP15 gene encoding centrosomal protein 15 has protein sequence MMASYLAQEVQLARRHDKILSQRSVLLQQMENHLGDKKTEHTLQMLAADAAYKRNAALLNDIEATEKRLQARIHLQSHPDIVKIETLYWASVEESIPKWEQFLLGRAQTPVGFEKKNLIKYNVSHPEEAAQR, from the exons ATGATGGCATCCTACTTAGCGCAAGAAGTTCAGCTTGCTAGAAGACATGACAAAAT ACTGTCTCAGAGATCAGTATTGCTACAGCAGATGGAGAATCATCTAGGAGACAAAAAGACTGAACATACATTGCAAATGTTAGCAGCTGATGCAGCTTATaaaagaaatgcagcacttttaaat GATATAGAAGCAACAGAAAAGAGACTGCAAGCAAGAATACACCTACAATCACATCCTGATATTGTTAAAATTGAA ACTCTCTATTGGGCATCAGTAGAAGAATCTATTCCTAAGTGGGAGCAGTTTCTTTTAGGAAGAGCACAAACACCTGTTGGTTTTGAGAAAAAGAACCTTATAAAGTATAACGTAAGTCATCCAGAAGAAGCTGCACAGAGATAA